The DNA segment AAGAGTTGCTTTCGGCCACTCAGCCATCTCTCCTCAATTGCCGTTGGACGCTTTTATACATTCGGAAGTTTTTGGTAAGATCAATAGTTTTGTGAGGCTGACGCGTTGCTTGGTCCGGATTTACGCTGTGCGCAAACCGGTCTTTTTGCTCGCTTTACTCGCTCGGAACCGCGGCTCAGCCCTCTCTCTTCTTATGAATTATAAGGCTGCATTCGACTCGCAATTCATTTCAGTCGCTTGAAAAGAGGGTCAGTTTGACGTTGAAATAGAGGGAACTGGGGGCAAGGTTGGCTTTTTAATGGCGTCAGCCACTACCTCATAAACACACATAATACCCAGACTGATTAATGCCTAGACCCGGTAATCGCCGTTTTAAGTCACGAGATCGCGGCCCCCGCAGAAACGATAGAATCCGAGCACCCGAGATACGTGTCATTGGACCGAATGGAAAGAATCTCGGCGTTTTGGAAACGAAAACAGCCCTCAAGCTTGCCCAGGATGCTGGATTGGATTTGATTGAGATTTCACCGACTGCGCGGCCCCCTGTTTGCCGCATCCTAGATTACGGAAAATATCTGTATGAGGAGTCCAAAAAGAAGAAGGACAACAAGAAGAGTGGCACTTCCAAGCTAAAGGAGGTCAAGTTTCGGCTCGGTATTGATGCGCACGATTTTGATACCAAGATCCGCCGGGCGGAGCGTTTTCTTTATGAGGGAAATAAGGTGAAATTCACGCTCACGTTCCGCGGCCGTGAAAATGAGCACCGCGATTTGGGCTTTGGGCGCATGGAAAATGTGGTCGCTCAGCTAGAACACGTTGGAACGATGGACGCCGATCCCAAGTTCGCCGGGCGCAATTTGGGTATGCTTATGTCTCCGCTTCCCAAAGAGCGTCGCAAGCTCAAGCTTGGCAGCCTGGATGATGAGGTTCTTGATGACGACGATGACGAAGAAGAGCTCGACGAGGACCTGTCTGAAGACGAAAAGTAGGTAAACCTTCTCCTGGAAACTAACTCTTAAGGGCTGGGTTTATTCACTACGACGCGTCATGCCTTTCCTTCGTTTCCTCTCGTGTTGTTTGATCTTTCTTGGATTCTGCTCCCTTAGTGGAGCTGAGAAGACGCTGCACGGGCGTGTTTATGTCGATGCCGAATCGATCGCTGCGCGCTACGGGATGCGGCATATCACCGTGGTCGCTTCGAAGCAGGTGCGCTTGCAAAGTCAGTGGACGCGTCTCGATTTCAAAATTCACCAGCGTAGCTTTGATCTCAATGGCTTGAAACATCCGCTGGGGTTCCCTGTTGCTCAATATCAGGGGAAACTCTGGATTTCTAAGAGTGATCTGTCACGGACCCTTGACCCGCTTTTAGTGCCACAAAAGACAGACCCGAAGCCCAAACTTTACCGTATTGTGATTGATCCAGGACATGGTGGTAAAGATCACGGGGCGATAAATAACTCCATGGGTATCAATGAAAAAATCCTGACGCTGAAGGTAGCAAAACGTCTAGAGAAACAGCTGGAGGCGCTCGGATACCGAGTGCTGCTTACCCGGGAAAGTGATCGCTATCTCTCCCTTAAAGACAGAGCGGCTTTCGCAAATCGGGCGAACGCAGATCTGTTTATTAGCATCCATTTCAACGCGGTTTCGAGCCA comes from the Opitutales bacterium genome and includes:
- a CDS encoding translation initiation factor IF-3, producing MPRPGNRRFKSRDRGPRRNDRIRAPEIRVIGPNGKNLGVLETKTALKLAQDAGLDLIEISPTARPPVCRILDYGKYLYEESKKKKDNKKSGTSKLKEVKFRLGIDAHDFDTKIRRAERFLYEGNKVKFTLTFRGRENEHRDLGFGRMENVVAQLEHVGTMDADPKFAGRNLGMLMSPLPKERRKLKLGSLDDEVLDDDDDEEELDEDLSEDEK
- a CDS encoding N-acetylmuramoyl-L-alanine amidase, which produces MPFLRFLSCCLIFLGFCSLSGAEKTLHGRVYVDAESIAARYGMRHITVVASKQVRLQSQWTRLDFKIHQRSFDLNGLKHPLGFPVAQYQGKLWISKSDLSRTLDPLLVPQKTDPKPKLYRIVIDPGHGGKDHGAINNSMGINEKILTLKVAKRLEKQLEALGYRVLLTRESDRYLSLKDRAAFANRANADLFISIHFNAVSSQSVHGIETFVMTPEGQPSSSTSRSRSSDGRSYIGNRNNTWNLQAASLLQRSLIDALPHEADRGVKRARFQVLREVKVPGLLLELGFLTHPATARKLKSEAYINHLADTVKNGIFQYQKKLNEVRGRG